In Pseudoalteromonas carrageenovora IAM 12662, the following proteins share a genomic window:
- a CDS encoding carbonic anhydrase — protein sequence MEHIISGVAKFQKDVFPAKKEAFQKLANGQNPEVLFITCADSRIDPNLVTQTEPGELFICRNAGNIVPPHSNQTGGMTASIEFAVAALGVTHIIICGHSDCGAMKGAINTEGLASLPHVKEWLGHSRVATEVVKEKCGCSSLTHEEHLGLVTEENVIQQLQHIKTHPAVAAKIATDQIKLHGWVYDFESAEIKTYDEATREFKPVKDTYEETIAKEEQ from the coding sequence ATGGAACATATTATTTCGGGCGTAGCTAAATTTCAGAAAGACGTTTTTCCAGCTAAAAAAGAAGCTTTTCAAAAGCTAGCAAATGGCCAAAACCCAGAAGTGTTGTTTATTACCTGTGCCGACTCTCGCATCGATCCTAACTTAGTAACCCAAACTGAGCCTGGTGAATTATTTATTTGTCGTAATGCGGGTAATATCGTCCCTCCTCATAGTAATCAAACTGGCGGTATGACCGCATCAATCGAATTTGCAGTGGCAGCATTAGGTGTTACCCACATTATTATTTGTGGTCACTCTGATTGTGGCGCTATGAAAGGTGCAATTAACACTGAAGGCCTAGCAAGTTTGCCCCATGTTAAAGAATGGTTAGGCCACAGCCGTGTAGCAACAGAAGTTGTTAAAGAAAAATGCGGATGTAGTTCACTTACTCACGAAGAGCATTTAGGCCTTGTAACCGAAGAAAACGTAATTCAGCAATTGCAGCATATTAAAACTCACCCTGCGGTTGCGGCAAAAATAGCAACTGACCAAATTAAATTACACGGTTGGGTGTACGACTTTGAATCGGCTGAAATTAAAACCTACGACGAAGCAACAAGGGAATTTAAACCCGTAAAAGACACCTACGAAGAAACTATCGCTAAAGAAGAGCAATAA
- a CDS encoding SulP family inorganic anion transporter — MFDHVKRDWLSNVRGDVLAGIVVALALIPEAIAFSIIAGVDPKVGLYASFCIAVIIAFVGGRPGMISAATGAMALLMVTLVKDHGLEYLLVATLLTGLLQIFAGFLKLGELMRFVSRSVVTGFVNALAILIFMAQLPELTNVTWHVYAMTAAGLGIIYLFPYIPTIGKILPSPLVCIVVITLVSLFLGLDIRTVGDMGELPDTLPIFLWPDVPLTLETLQIVLPYSIGLAVVGLLESMMTATIVDDLTDTTSDRNKECKGQGIANIGAGLFGGMAGCAMIGQSIINVKSGGRGRLSTFIAGSFLIIMVVFLDEWLRLIPMAALVAVMIMVSIGTFSWTSVKDLKKNPLSSNVVMISTVIVVVATHNLAIGVLVGVLLATLFFANKIGRFMVVKANHDESNDKITYEVVGQVFFASAEQFIASFDFKNAVSNVVIDLTHAHFWDITGVSSLDKVVIKFRREGATVNIIGMNSATETVIDKFGVHNNPEEVDKLLGGH; from the coding sequence ATGTTTGATCACGTAAAAAGAGATTGGCTCTCTAATGTTCGTGGCGATGTGCTTGCTGGTATTGTTGTAGCGCTTGCGCTAATACCTGAAGCTATTGCCTTTTCTATTATTGCAGGTGTTGATCCTAAGGTGGGTTTGTACGCCTCATTTTGTATTGCGGTTATTATTGCCTTTGTAGGCGGTCGTCCAGGTATGATATCTGCAGCCACCGGTGCAATGGCACTACTAATGGTCACGCTGGTTAAAGATCATGGTCTGGAATACTTACTTGTTGCTACCTTACTTACCGGCTTACTACAAATATTTGCAGGCTTTTTAAAGCTTGGTGAATTAATGCGATTTGTATCGCGCTCTGTTGTTACTGGGTTTGTAAACGCACTGGCTATTTTAATATTTATGGCGCAGTTACCTGAACTTACCAATGTGACTTGGCATGTTTACGCCATGACCGCAGCGGGCTTAGGTATTATTTACTTATTCCCGTACATTCCAACTATTGGCAAAATACTTCCCTCCCCTTTGGTGTGTATTGTTGTTATTACGCTGGTTTCACTGTTTTTAGGGCTTGATATAAGAACCGTTGGCGACATGGGTGAACTACCTGACACTCTGCCTATATTTTTATGGCCCGATGTACCGCTAACACTCGAAACGCTGCAAATTGTTTTGCCGTATTCGATTGGTCTTGCGGTTGTGGGCTTACTTGAGTCAATGATGACCGCCACTATTGTTGATGACTTAACCGATACCACAAGCGATCGTAATAAAGAGTGTAAAGGTCAAGGTATTGCCAATATTGGCGCAGGTTTATTTGGTGGTATGGCAGGTTGCGCCATGATTGGACAATCAATTATTAACGTTAAATCGGGTGGTCGCGGCAGACTTTCTACCTTTATTGCCGGTTCATTTTTAATCATCATGGTGGTGTTTTTAGATGAATGGCTGCGGTTAATTCCTATGGCGGCATTAGTTGCAGTAATGATTATGGTGTCGATAGGTACATTCTCTTGGACATCAGTTAAAGATTTAAAAAAGAACCCGCTTTCATCAAACGTAGTGATGATTTCCACCGTTATTGTGGTAGTTGCCACGCATAACCTAGCCATTGGCGTTTTAGTTGGTGTATTGCTAGCTACATTATTTTTTGCCAATAAAATTGGTCGCTTTATGGTGGTTAAAGCTAACCATGATGAAAGCAACGATAAAATAACTTACGAAGTAGTTGGCCAAGTGTTTTTTGCCTCAGCGGAGCAATTTATTGCATCGTTCGATTTCAAAAATGCGGTTTCTAACGTAGTAATTGATTTAACCCATGCTCACTTTTGGGATATCACAGGTGTATCGTCACTCGATAAGGTGGTTATTAAGTTTAGGCGTGAAGGCGCAACAGTTAATATTATTGGTATGAATAGCGCAACCGAAACCGTAATTGATAAATTTGGTGTGCATAACAACCCTGAAGAAGTCGATAAACTACTTGGCGGACATTAA
- a CDS encoding universal stress protein has translation MTKIITYVDGSAITKNVTDAAIWASKKLNKPISFVHTIEKTQQTNVGDYSGSIGLGAQSTLLDEMTKLDEQRCKVSLKMADELLNSVSEHAKSAGITNFELIKRHGDLLDTVIDLKDDTRLIVIGQNGAGHSNSFAVLGSHIETLVRNATQPILLIPETFKQPKSFMIAYDGRETADKALQQVIDGGLLHGLHCHLVSIKNNEKDLEEKFINAQNKLLSMGFEVSASFLEGNIFDSLMQYQEQNNIDLIVMGAFGHSKLRQFFVGSNTIKMLENSNVPVVVLK, from the coding sequence ATGACTAAAATAATTACTTATGTAGATGGCTCAGCCATTACTAAAAATGTAACCGATGCTGCTATTTGGGCTTCAAAAAAGCTCAATAAACCAATTAGTTTTGTGCATACAATTGAAAAAACGCAGCAAACAAATGTTGGCGACTACTCCGGCAGTATTGGGCTTGGTGCACAGTCAACATTGCTTGATGAAATGACTAAGCTTGACGAACAACGCTGCAAAGTAAGTTTAAAAATGGCTGACGAATTATTAAACTCAGTAAGCGAGCACGCGAAATCGGCAGGTATTACTAACTTTGAATTAATTAAGCGCCACGGTGATTTGCTAGATACCGTTATAGACTTAAAAGACGACACACGCCTTATTGTTATTGGGCAAAATGGTGCGGGACATAGTAATAGCTTTGCAGTGCTGGGCTCACACATTGAAACCTTAGTACGTAATGCAACACAACCTATTTTGCTTATTCCTGAAACATTTAAACAACCTAAATCATTTATGATTGCGTACGATGGCCGCGAAACAGCCGACAAAGCACTGCAACAAGTGATTGATGGCGGATTGCTACATGGCTTGCATTGTCATTTGGTGAGTATTAAAAATAACGAAAAAGACCTCGAAGAAAAGTTTATTAATGCGCAGAATAAACTTCTCAGTATGGGGTTTGAAGTATCAGCAAGCTTTTTAGAAGGCAATATTTTTGACTCGCTAATGCAATACCAAGAGCAAAATAATATTGATTTAATTGTAATGGGTGCGTTTGGGCACTCTAAACTAAGGCAGTTTTTTGTAGGTAGTAACACCATTAAAATGCTCGAAAATAGTAATGTTCCCGTGGTAGTCCTTAAATAG
- a CDS encoding hydrogen peroxide-inducible genes activator — protein sequence MNQGSLKSPSISQIKYFAKVAKTLSFRRAAQALKISQPTLTNQIAALEKILKLQLFERSRSGTVLTPQGRALLSQAEVLLQASMSFDELARDLNDDSQTTYRLGVPPSVGPYLLPHILPELHKKYAQLKFYVREDTSANLLQGLYNGDYDLILTDKVQESTQLVEAPLFIEPLKFVMASDHELAGNAIIDPVNIKGEVVLTLEGTHHFHDQVQELCHEVGAVLHRDYEGTSLDTLRQMVVMGMGSAFLPGLYIHSEIHRPNELQVCELRNMRIIRQHNLIWRNTSSSRVFFRELSQYIRTIMKTKLSDVVSVIDQ from the coding sequence ATGAATCAAGGTTCGCTAAAGTCTCCTTCAATTTCACAAATAAAATATTTTGCCAAAGTTGCAAAAACGCTGAGTTTTAGACGTGCAGCGCAAGCGTTAAAAATTAGCCAGCCTACGTTAACCAATCAAATAGCGGCACTTGAAAAAATCCTTAAGTTACAGCTGTTTGAACGATCACGAAGCGGGACGGTTTTAACACCCCAAGGGCGAGCGTTACTTTCTCAGGCTGAGGTTTTACTCCAAGCAAGCATGAGTTTTGACGAACTAGCCAGAGACTTAAATGATGACTCACAAACAACGTACCGATTAGGCGTGCCACCTTCGGTAGGGCCTTATTTATTGCCACATATTTTACCAGAGTTGCATAAAAAGTACGCTCAATTGAAATTTTATGTTCGCGAAGACACCTCTGCAAATTTACTACAAGGGCTTTATAATGGCGATTACGATTTAATACTTACAGACAAAGTACAAGAATCAACCCAATTAGTCGAAGCTCCTTTATTTATAGAGCCCCTTAAATTTGTGATGGCAAGTGATCACGAGTTAGCCGGAAACGCTATTATTGATCCTGTTAATATTAAAGGTGAAGTCGTGTTAACACTTGAAGGAACGCATCATTTTCACGATCAGGTGCAAGAGCTTTGCCATGAGGTGGGGGCGGTTTTACACCGAGACTATGAAGGCACTAGCCTAGATACACTCAGGCAAATGGTGGTCATGGGTATGGGGTCTGCCTTTTTACCAGGCTTATATATTCACTCAGAAATACATCGTCCAAATGAGCTGCAAGTATGTGAGCTAAGAAATATGCGCATAATTCGCCAGCATAACCTTATTTGGCGAAATACATCGTCGAGCCGTGTGTTTTTTAGAGAGCTAAGCCAATATATCCGCACGATTATGAAAACTAAATTAAGTGATGTAGTAAGCGTTATTGACCAATAA
- a CDS encoding SulP family inorganic anion transporter produces the protein MKSLFSNVRGDITGGITAGVVALPLALALGVASGLGPMAGLYGAMAVGFFAALFGGTPSQISGPTGPMVVVLAGLFASLSGNAELIFTAVILAGLIQIAFGFLGIGQYIRLVPYPVISGFMTGIGAIIIILQLGRVFGHEPPSGTIGALSYLPTALADINFATLALSIGTLFIAYKWPAKLGKYIPGALAALVIGTLASLFISVPILGEIPTGLPSLHLPAYDTQSIFLVLEAAVILAILGSIDSLLTSLVADNMTRTRHNSNKELVGQGIGNTVAGLIGGIAGAGATMRTVVNIRSGGKERLSGMIHSLVLLAVILGLSPLASQIPHAVLAGILVKVGLDIVDWSYLKRAHKGPRWDFALMLLVLGLTVFVDLITAVGVGVVLAALAFVRQIAQIQLEQLNNLPENLEDEAENELLKQTKGKVLLFSFGGPLSFGAAADVGHHVRESVKPGSKVLILDFTRVPTMDVSAAMAVETVTTDALSSGRSLYICGANQAVQHVLNSINAKHSETIIFKTRLEALEQALKSTIKNANE, from the coding sequence ATGAAGAGTTTATTCTCAAATGTTCGAGGCGACATAACCGGCGGTATTACCGCAGGGGTTGTTGCTCTACCTCTTGCCCTCGCTTTAGGTGTTGCCTCGGGGCTTGGCCCCATGGCTGGTTTATACGGTGCTATGGCCGTTGGTTTTTTTGCTGCCCTTTTTGGTGGTACACCTTCTCAAATATCGGGCCCTACGGGGCCAATGGTTGTGGTACTTGCGGGTTTATTTGCGAGCTTATCGGGTAATGCTGAACTTATATTTACAGCGGTTATTTTAGCGGGCTTAATACAAATTGCCTTTGGCTTTTTAGGTATTGGGCAATATATTCGCTTAGTTCCCTACCCTGTTATTTCTGGATTTATGACCGGCATTGGCGCAATTATTATTATTTTACAATTGGGTCGAGTGTTTGGCCATGAGCCGCCAAGTGGCACTATTGGTGCCCTATCTTACTTACCAACAGCACTGGCTGATATTAACTTTGCTACTTTAGCACTGAGTATTGGTACATTATTTATTGCCTATAAATGGCCTGCAAAATTAGGTAAATACATACCTGGTGCGCTAGCGGCTTTAGTTATTGGGACTTTAGCAAGCTTATTTATTAGCGTACCAATTTTAGGCGAAATCCCTACTGGCTTACCGAGCTTACACTTACCCGCTTACGACACACAAAGCATATTTTTAGTTCTCGAAGCCGCAGTGATCTTAGCTATTTTAGGCTCTATAGATAGCTTATTAACCTCACTTGTTGCCGATAACATGACCCGAACTCGCCATAATTCAAATAAAGAATTAGTAGGCCAAGGTATTGGTAATACGGTAGCAGGTTTGATTGGTGGTATTGCCGGCGCAGGTGCAACCATGCGTACCGTAGTTAATATAAGAAGTGGTGGTAAAGAGCGTCTTTCAGGCATGATCCATTCACTTGTATTATTAGCTGTAATTTTAGGTTTAAGCCCACTTGCAAGCCAAATACCTCATGCAGTACTGGCGGGTATTTTAGTAAAAGTAGGTCTAGATATTGTTGATTGGAGTTACTTAAAACGTGCTCATAAAGGTCCGCGTTGGGACTTTGCTCTAATGCTTTTAGTGTTAGGTTTAACCGTATTTGTAGATTTAATAACAGCTGTAGGCGTTGGTGTTGTTTTAGCAGCGCTCGCATTTGTACGTCAAATTGCACAAATTCAGCTAGAGCAGCTTAATAACCTACCTGAAAATTTAGAAGACGAAGCCGAAAACGAGCTACTTAAGCAAACTAAAGGCAAAGTTTTACTATTTAGCTTTGGTGGACCACTTAGTTTTGGCGCCGCTGCCGATGTAGGACACCATGTTCGCGAAAGCGTAAAACCAGGCTCTAAAGTGCTAATACTCGACTTTACGCGCGTCCCAACTATGGATGTATCGGCTGCTATGGCGGTAGAAACAGTGACCACCGATGCGCTTTCATCAGGTCGTAGTTTATATATTTGTGGTGCAAACC